CTTCATGATTTCAAACGCTCtacaaatgcagaaaaatgtgcatcagaaaaaaatatttacttcaATCCCAAAGTGGTGAAGCATAATTAAGAAAGAGATATCTGTATTGTTACATTTCTGATCCCATTTAATTTGCTTAGTTCCTAAAGCATCCTTTAACAGCACCTGTTTCTGCAGTTTCAGATCCAGTTTCTTCAGCAGCAAAGTCTTCAAAATACCAAAATACACAACCTAAATCCTTCACTCAAACTTAAAGTCATTCAGGCAAGTACCTGTCTAACAATGGTTTTGTGGCGCTGGATCCTAGGGTGATCTCTGGCTGCATGCTGGAGCTCAGCCCAGTGTTACTCATCACAGCAACTACAAGGCAAAGAAACACTGACAAGCTCAGTCATGTGCGTCATTTACAAGTGGCCTATACAAGTCTGGAGAATGGAAAGAACATGATCAGCAGGTAGAGCAGCATTACTGGTTATGCAAATACaattcacaacaaaaacaacaaataaaaaggaagaTGAGAAACCAGGGATGAAAATAGCGAGAGGGGGAAAATGAAGGAGATAAGACGTTTGTGTAATGATTGAAAGAGCAGTGTGTGGAAATGTTAAGTCAGGCATTCACCGTGACAATTAACGCAATACAAGATCCAGGTATAAAATATTTAACTGATCCCTTCTGGCTCACCTTTGTTGTCTGAAAGTTCACCAATGACCCAGGCTGGTTTGTGGGTGTTCAGGTTAATATCCAGAACGTGACTGAGTCGCTCTGAGTCCAGATTACACCCAGCTCCGATCACCTGCGTCGGAGGTAAGCCACTCTGCCTCCAGGCGATGTGGGTCATGATGTCCACTGGAATTGGAGCAAAGGGGGAGAGGAGCTGATGGTATGAAAGTTTAACAAAGCAGAGTGGACCGCTCCTTAGAGGGAGCGTCTTTGACCCTGTTACCAACCTGGCTGTGAAGCGATGAGCATCACAGCGGCAGGGCTGAGTCGTGCCAGATTTGGGATGATTCCTCTGTACAAGTCCACGTTGGTCTGAACCACGCTCACGTATGACTGCTCGCTGCTCCACGCATTTGCAGTCACCACAATAACTCTGGAACCTGCAGAGGCCGACAAATCTAACAGAGGAGAGCCGTAAGTAGTTAAATCCTGCAACACGTCGTAGAAAAATGGCCCAAGTTTAAAGCTTTGTTCTTTCTAATCACAAACGCTGTGTTAAGTCTCAGTTAATCCctaatggatgaatggatgattatttttcttccttgtcACTCTGACAGGTCAAAGTTCAGGGTCAGATATAGAACAGCAGCTGGTTGGAACTGAGTTAATGCTCGCTGTCAAAGACGTGAGTCATCAAAGAGCACAGTGCCATTCAGCTAAATGTGAAACAATCAGACATCAAGAGTGACTCAGCCAAAAGGCACTTGGATTGGATTATTGTGTGATGGTGCAGAAAGTGACGTACCTCTGGATACCTCAACCACTGGCAGATTGAAAATCTCTAGATCTGTACTGCCGCCCTTAGTGGAACTTTCAGCAACGTCGACGAAAACCAGTTTATCCACTTTGCACTATAGGAAAAGCAGAGGGGAAAATGAACTAGCAGCATTTGAATAtaagagtttgacattttgatttaGAAATGATTTTGAAACGTACATTGTCAGGTCAAACGCCTGAAAGATAATATGAAAGGCTGACTTACCTTAGCCAAAATGCTCATCACAGAAGCCATTCCCAAATCTCCTCCCCCGATCACTGAGACTTTGTTGATGGATTGATCATGGTGTCTGATTCCACCTGAAATGGACAAGAGttaagaaaacaacagcaaatactCATCTGATCATTGATCATCAGCAACGAAGCTGCATATCAAGTTAGGCACCATCATTGATCTGGAGATTGGAGACAAATGCCAGAAGCTCGTGGGGGTCTTTGTTGTCTGCTGTGGTCTTTGAGGACAGCGGAGGATCCTCTTCAAACTTGGCAATCATCTCATTCACAAGACCCACCACGGATGACTTGGGCTGTTAGAgagcaaaaatataaacaatcaGCAAAATTGATGAGAACAACCACAGAACCATCCAGAGGGCATAAGGACTTACATGATCCCAGTTGTGCAGCCCCGGCAGATAGATCCGTCCCCTGGCATCAACATGCTTGCCCTCTCTGATGACCATGTTAGGGGTCGGTCTCAGGAGGCATATGGGAGGAGTGAAGGGGAATGAGTCCATCAGCCACAGCTGAATGGGAAAGTTGTAGGTACGGCCTTATGGACAAAAGATGACTCTTTTAGTACATACAACACAGACCTCACAGGGAcatccagttttatttttcatggatTACAAAGCCTTTTCTTCCAGACCCAGAGTCTTTGCACAGCTCTTAGAGCCCTTACCTTCATACTGGACAGGGATGTTCCCGATTAATTTCAGTAGATCTTTCTGGCTGCTGTCACTGAATGCTGAAAGTGATAATAGGAGAAATACGCCCAAATACAAATGTGATGTGTATGAGACAAGTGTTGGGGTCTGCAAGAGAGGGATGAAGTGtatttattaagaaaaaaaaaagaactcactGTATGTGCCTGTGGAAGGTTTCATCTCGGGGTAGATACGATGGATTTTCTGCAGCTCCTCAACAGCAACATCGCGGAATTTGTACTAATATAAGTGGTGTAAACAGACATCTGTATTTGCCATATATAAGCAGCTATTTTCATTCCACCCCCCGCCCCACAAACTCAGTCGAATAAAGCTCAATAATATTACACAGCAGTTTTCTTGAAGGATTCAGCAGATCATTCAGGATTTTATTCTGCGGTATACTGCTTCACTTCACAGATTATAATGAGCACTTTGACAGCAGTAACTGAAGGACAAGATGGCAGAGAGGCTATTGATCAGCTTGCAGTGAACATGCTTTGACCGATAATATCATTAAACAGAGGTGGCAAACAGCCCAAAGCAGTGGTTTTGTTCTGTCGCTGCATTCATCCAGAAACTTCGAATCCATAGATTTGTTTCGAATGAATAAATCTAGCTAGTTAGCGCTTGGTTTTCGAAGTGTAATGTTGTGTGATATTTCCTTATGATCCACGTTTGTCCAGGACGTGTAAAGTGACAGAGCCAGTTCAGCCAGTCAATGAAGGATGAAAGCAGCTAACACGGACTAGCCTGCTGTGCTCGCTGCTGCTTGATACCTCAACAACTTTCATATAAAACGGATTTCAAAGCTGAACATCTGATATATTACTAACCTTGGCGAGGATCCGCTGGATTTTCTCTGAACTCAGGTCCATCTATTTAAGCAAAAAcggatggggggaaaaaagaaagacgcGGTTCTCTCAGGGTTTATCCTCTGGACAGATGACTTCAACTTCAGCTGTCGTTAAAAAAAACTTCCGCAAACTTTCAGGAGTAGCTAAGCGAACAGACACGAGCCCTCCCACTCGGTACGTCACATACGGCAAGCCGAGAGGGACTAAAATGCACGAAAACAAAAAATCTGGTGTGATTTTGGTCCTGCTGCAGTCACAGTATATGgcgagaaagaaaacaaactaaacaacaatCCACACAATTTACTgcaataaaatatttcattgttttcactAAGAACCACAAATCGTGCCATTTCCTACAAGCGACATTTGTTGTAGAATCCAACTCCTTTATATATTACTAAGATTTTTCTGAGGAACCACTGACGTAAAACTAGACAATTAAATAAAGCCCTTTCTCCGACCATGTCGATCCTACTaaagacacacaacacatcagGTGGTAATGGTTTCTGCATATCCAGCTGACTTTATAATCAAAGTTTGGAAAAATATGCAACATCTTCTGCTCAAAAATAGCACATTGTCAGCACTTGACATTGTATGCCATTGttagtcttaaaaaaaaaagcacacactcTTCCATACATCCACATTTCTCTTTGCAGCTCAGTTTCTTTTAGAAATTAGGGCTGAGGACAGTGTAAACCCTGCACTCTGggggaaataaataatacaacagGGACAATGCGAGAACTTTTCATTATATCCTAACGACCTAATGCCTGAATGATTTGTGCATATTTTATCTTTGACCTTTTCAGGTTAAGAaattcttcctctcttttcctcttgaGCCAATGTCACGTGTCACTCCACTGAAGTTTTTGTCTGAAAAGTGATGAAATCAGAAAGAAAGTCATGGGGTACACAGTCACTGGGCTTCGCAGCCGACCCATTGGGGAAGGGGTTATTTCAGGGacctcagttgttttttttccgcTTGCCATTTCTCCttttcatctcctcttcctctcttctctcctcctccagatcTTCTTGCACAGCCAGTTTCAGGCTAAAGTAACAAAGCAACAAAGCACAGGGATtcagaaaaaataacattaaataaagGAGGTAAATCGTGCAGCTTTCCGGATAGAAAGTACATATGTAGAGTTAAGGACTGTGAGGTGTATTTCCGGTTTATTTTCATCTCACCTCCTGGCCTCTTCTTTCTGCAGATCTCTCCAGCTGCTCTCCATGAACTTAAGTGCATAGTCACTCTCATCCTTGTACCTGAGGAAGTTAAATGCAAATATGGTTTCTTTTTCATGTAGAATCTGATTTAGAATAACACTGGATATACAGTGAATTGGAATATATTAGGACAAAATCTAACCTGGTTCGATCATAGCCGAAGATTTCCTTAATGTGCTTGGAAATTTCATCTGGGTCGTCACCTTCATCATCAATAAAATCGTCCATTTCTGGGTCATAttcatcttcctcatcttcatATTTCCTCTTGTAGGCAGATGTGATAGGTGGCAACATTGTACCTGAGCGATAAATGCAGAAATTCACTTTTAATATGAGAGGTACTGGCTTTTGCCCCTTTTCTAgatctgaatgaatgaaacatactgtatgaaGAGGACATTTGGTCTTCAGTGGGGAGTTAAGGAATGTTCAAACTAGCAAGCTAATGATTTGGGAATTACTGTGTTTACATGAGTTAATTTCTTGCTAGAAGGTTAATGACATTGAAATGgtgttttgtttatctgtgttaGAAAGGTTGCTGCTCTCTGACCCAGAGGTAATGACAAAGGCTGCTGAGTGCTGCTGACACTCTTCATTCAGTTTGGCAAACAAACTCTTTGCCCTGTGGCACTGATTGTGTTGTTTCCGACTGTttgcaaaatgcaaaaatcagCAGCTGGTTGTTTATATTATTTGTTGAATTAAGTGCTTACTGTcctctttgttttgtgtataaTGCTACACAATAAAATCATATATTTGGTACACTGTACTGCATATGAGCTGTGATAAATATGGAAAtgcaaaaacatggaaaaacttCTATCTTTAACATCttgatcttgttttgttttgtgtaaacACTGCATTAATATCACTCAATatcaattattttatttcacattaaaaacagtgaACTCTGAGAattctttgttttgctgctcAGTGACCACAGAGAATTATTCTATGGAAGTTTACAGAGCCTACAGTGAAGCTGGTATTATCTGATAGTATCAAATGATTTTACTCCCTGATATAAAAGGTTTAGATAAAGCATGAACCAAATATGCAAGTAGAAAAGGGCTTACATTTATCGGAAAGTCTCTTTTCAAGCTAGGACCTGCAGCTCTTACCCCACCTACTGCACTGCTTTGATTTTAACCCACTTATGAAACCACATTTGCTTAAGTAAATCTTTTTagtctttatttttgtcctTGCGTCCTTCCATTTGTTGTCTCTCTATGGATTATCTGGAGTGAAATGTGTATTACTATTAGTGTCTGTTTTAGCCTTGTTATCAGCTCCATTGGGCAGAACTTTGTCACTCTGTAATACTGTATTGACATCCAAAGGTTACTACTCAGTCAAGATCCACAACTGATTAATCTGTTTCTTTGGTAATATCATACCATTGTCGTCTCTCTGGTTCTTACCTGGTGGTCTGTTCATCATAGGTCTAGGCGGCATTCCCGCTCTGGGTGGCATCCCAGGTCTAGGTGGCATCCCAGGTCTCTGTGGCATGCCTGGCCGAGGAGGGACTCCTGGTCTGGGTCCACCGACATTCTTGGATGAGATGGTCTCTGACACCACAGTGCACTTGGGTCTTCCAGGTCCTGATCCCAAGCCGCCAGTTGATCGCCCGGGCACCAGTCCTCCCCCCATACCAGGCCGACCAGGTCCAGTCCCTGGAGGTCGGGATCCGCTACCTCCAGGATGGCCCTGTAGACCACTCCCACCAGGCCTAGCCTGTGAGACACCACCAGCTTTTGCCTGGAGTGTGCCTCCAGGCCTTGGCTGAGTTTGGCTCCCTGCCTTAGGAGGGCCACCTAATGAATTTCTCATCACTGAATTACCACTTGATTTTACTGCAGAATTATTTCCAGGCCTTAGTGGTTCTCCTTTTCCAGACTTGTGGCCTCCAAATGTAGGACCCTGTTTTGAGGAGCTACCTTGACTGGGCCTGGCCAGCTGGGAGCTCCCATGTTGAGATTTTTGGCCTGTGACAGCTGTACCGGGCGACCTGGTCCCAGGAATACCTGAAGCTCTTCCTTGAAGTAATgatgggttttcttttttgtagcTAAGGTCACTTGAGGTGCTGGATTTGTGGCTAGGTGAGGGCCTGGGGCCCCCTTGTTTGGCTGACACCTGAGATGCAGATTTTGAGGGAACTTTACTGTTTATGGCACCAGATGAACTAGCTAAACTAGTCTTGAATCTGTCTTTATCACTGTGAGAAGTCTtgggtctctctctttccctgtcacTAACAGAGGCCTTAGAAGAAGAGTGGCTTCTATCACTATGCGACTTCTTTCCTGACCCACTGGGTAGACTTGGTTTTTCTGAGGAGTCCTTTTGTGGTTTGCAGTTCTTCTGTTCCTTCTCTAAAGTGATTTTTCTTATTGAACTAGAGCTAGATTGGGACTtgttgtccctctctctctctgcctttgaaTCTTTGTCCTGTCTCTTAGCTTTGCGCTCCATCTCCAGTTCCTTTATCTCATCAGCTGTGCGAagcctttcttcctttctcaccACCTTGGGCTTTAGATCAACTGGCTcaaactgcttcttctctgCCAGTTTAAGTAAGTCTGCAAAGTTCATGGGAGGTGGAGCAGGCTTGGGTGGCCCACTGGGTTTTTTAGAGAAGGGcttgctgctgctactacttCCACTAATACCTGTGGCTTTCCCTGGTCTCAatggctctggctctggctctgaaTCTGTCTGTTCATACTCATAGTTATCCTCGTCATTCTCTGGGTCAACTGAGTCATTCCTAAATCCGTCTGCAGTGTTCATATTGTCTTCCTGCATTTCTAGTTTGGATCTCCTCTTCTTAGGACCCTCTACCATTGGGATGCCATTGTAGCCTTTGAAATTGTCCTTAGTTCTGGAAGCCATTGCTCGTGCTTTACGGTCCGACTTCAACTCAACCCTCTTGGCGAGTagtttctccttctgtttcttcatttgcaGCTCTAAAAAGAAGCAGATGCACATTAAATAATCAATTAAGAATTATATCTGCACAATGTGCATATGACTATGGAATTCCAGTTATTTATATTAACTTACATTAACATTTTGTCATAGTTACCTTTATTTTTTGTCTCAACTTGTCGCTTCTTCAGAAGCGCCTGCACAGCAGCAGGATTTACACCTTTTGACTTTGGGTCCTTTTTGGGTGGTCCAGCTTGTAAACTGTATCTCTTCTGCTCAAAGAGGGACAGACATGGATTATTGAACATGGAGCAGTAACACAGCTCTCCTTACTATCTACACTTCTCAAAAACCTTAGTTAGAGGGTGTCAAAACATCATTTATAAGTGATATTTATATAAGGATCACCCCACTGATCGGTGGCAGGTACACTTTTAAATGTCTTCATAGCCTAGCATGTAGGGTCACGAAGGTGGAAGTTAGCAGCTAGCTACAATATCAGACCCTCACTGACAGATGAGCTGGCATTTGTGTGCTTACATGGTTGTCCACAAATCTCCATTTTACGGTTTGGCCTGACTAACTTGAGTGCTACGTGTCAGTGTTCAACATACCTGTACACTGCTGAGGCCCTGGTTTTGCGAGGCGATGCTCAATATATTGTCGAAGTCCATCATTGCAGGTGACAAAAGCTAGCTGTCACAAACGAATCGAGCAAAACTCCAGGCAGGAATGCCGAGCTCACCGTTAGCGTTAAGCTTACAAAACAGACAAGTCAGCGCAGGATTTAACTATATCAAACGGAACCCGGATAACTATAAAGAAGCCACTTTATCAAAAAGTCCGTGGAGAGAAAAACTGTATAAACAGTTAACGCGACTTTTCTTTATCAGCATACGTTAACACATGCTAGCCAAGTTAGCTAACCATACGTTTACAAACGTTAGCCAACCAAGAAGCCTGAGAGACGAACTTTCCTTTTGAGCTGATAAAACACACCCGACTAAGGTCAGGTCCATCAGAATGGAGAAAACTTGTTTGATTAAAGATTACTGAAAGAAGACACAAATAACTTAGAAATAACACACGCCGGGTGTTTGTAGAGACTAACGGCAAGATAGCCCGAAAAATTAAAGGGTTCAGAGAGTATTGTAAGGAAGCGAAAGGATTCACTCTCACGAACTTCCGTCTTTGTGAAAGCACAAAGAATCAGAAAGTtcggtgttttttttcttttggtcttactttaattatattttgctAAGCAGAACAGTAAAAATATTCTGTAATACGCTGGGTTATTAGAAATTTTATCTGagaattttgtattttgttgttctCATTTAGTCGCCCTCTTATCCCATGTCAATTCATGGTTACATAGGGGGTGATCTATCTTGATAGATGATAAAGTATCAATGAGTTGAAACGGCGAGGTGGAGCCTGACTGTAAATTTAACATTTGAGATAAGACATTTTATGCACTTCAGAAAATTTGAACAAACAAAATGGGTAATGGGTATTGAGAAAACCGTGTCGCTCCGCAATGAGTGTATATCTGACAGAGGAGGCTTAAAGCTGGGGGCTTTTTGTGACTTCATGTTTATTCACAGTAGCTTCATACGAACCTATTCCGTTACACATGATGTGTGTCGGGATTTATGTGTGACTAGAACTTCCGCTTTTCCTTACGCAATGTCcgtttaaaaataattttgacattTGCAGACCACATGATGTCGCCACCATTGTGGGTATTGCACGTATCTAGAATTCTCTAGAAATGCGATGTGAGGTGACACCGAAGCTATTTAGCTGCTGTCATTCCTTCCTCATCAAATCAATAtcgattttattttatttatttgtttgctttccaAATATCAGTTGAATATGTCTGCAACAGATAACAAAAAGCCATACCAGAATAGTAGTGGAATATTTACTGTAGCTtgtttacttaagtaaaagtagcatgATGTATATaaggtaaattaaaaaaataaacctaaGGAAAAATTCAGAAGTATTGTCAGCTCAATTTAGGCCTGCTTTTCCAAAGTAAAATCATTCATTGTGCAGAATGTGCTTTGCAGGGAGTTGTACTCATTGTATTGCATTTGAGTAGAAGGCTTTTCACCACTGGCTGATTCCTACAGTTAAAGGCAGTGATTCCCACACCTGGTCCCTTCCCCCGGTGTGGGAGCcccagaaacaaagaaatagtGCTAAAACACATACTACTTCTGTGAAGTATAGTGTCTagccacacatacagtacatacagtacttACCTCAAAACTATTCTAACATACACCCTGTTTTGTTAGTAACATATGGTctcagtttgagaaaaaaaattctttaaaaaaaagacatcttaCAAATAGGGTTATTACAAAAATGCAATTTAAACTAGCCTGATGGTTTACTCACATGAAATGCAGCAGCAACATAAAAATGAGGTAATGGAAAACATCCAAATGATGAGAATTTCAAAGCAAAATTGTATGTAATACTGTGCCACATGATTATGTTGACCCTAACTTAGGCAACAAAATTCCATTCAGTTGAGTGAAAACATATCTTTGAATTCCAATAATTGTTTTAGGAGCATTCTCATGTGCCATCACGAGATTTGTGATGGGTCTGTGGCCTATTTATTTGGGGGCTCtccatgtcaaaacatttggtaACGCCTGATGTGacacaagcagagaggagagaactaATATCCAAAACACTGGTGCTAGATGAGTAACTCAAAATGAAGGGAAATCAGACAGAAGCACACTCTTCATGAATTAATAGCTCCTCATCAATTTAACAGAACAATATTTAAATATCATATAGAGATTATTCTGAGGCTTTCTGTCTGAATTCTAAAGCCTGATCTGACCCATTAACACGGGACTGTCGGCACACAATCAAAAAAAATAAGCTCGGCACAAATATTGCCAACAAGCTCcatgtctgtaaaatgtaaataaaggcCATCTGCTCCGATATGTAAACAGCACACAGACTCCTCCTATCGGGGGGCGTCCCTGACGCCCGGGCCCGCCCCCGTTACGACCATTCTCTGCTCCTATTGGTCAAGACCGAAAGCCGCGCTCACGTCACGTCGCTCCTCTTGCCTCCCCCCCGGGCGTCGGACCGCCCACTggagagaagacaaaaacaatcgGCATCCCTCACACAGTGGAGTATAAACAGGAGGAACCAAACCGAATTTAGATAATATAAACCTTTTTTCACCGACACCGACACCACCGAGGGAGACATGGTTTCTCCGGTAACAGTGGTGAGTATCAGCTTCAAACCAGTGGTAGTATTTTTTACACATTACACAGGAATACTAGTGGTGGCTAGTTTAGCTACATGATAACAACACTGCCGAAGACAGAATTATCCATCCTTATTAATGTTTGTGTCATTAAATGTTTAGTACCGACTGCCTCGAGCTACTAATTCAGAGTTTTAATTACGTTATTATTTATTGCATGGCATGTCATGCTTTGTCTCCGAAGGCCAGTGCATGCTCCTCAGCTGATAATTTAATTACCAGTAACTAATGGTGTCTGTCTGCTAAATTGAAAAATGTTCAGCCAGGTGTTCTTGGACGCCCACGCCGCTTTCAGCGTCTTGTTTGCCTCTTTATTTCGTACTGTGcatctgtgtatatatgtgtgtgtgtgtgtgatggtggtggtggggggagacACAAAGCAGGAACTTTTATGTTCACTGTCGCCGTCCGTTTCCTTGACATGTCGACACGTTTCAGCAGCGACTGTTCACGCTGTCCCGTCTCGATATTCCACGTACAGAAGGACGTTTCCACAGATTTCCAAAGGCAGCCcctgacaaaaagaaaacctgtCATGTGACgaccttttttgtcttttttttttttttcttccctgtaCCCTCCAGGAACGCATGCGCCGAGCTGCGGTGCTCTGCTGTGGCTGACTGGCTTTTCATCTCCTTTGATGAAGCTGTGCTTCACATAGACTTTATTGTTGAACCCATACATTAGCTCCATAATTGACTTAAGTGTCACTGCAGAAAACCatatttcctaaaaaaaaaatatatatatatatatatatatatatatatatatatatatcactgcTACATGAATAATTCAACCAGCCCTAGCATCCTCTTACTTTGACAGTGCTGCTATGAAATTTTACCCCATCCGCAGGGGCCATGAAGGATGGTGTGGTGTAACTTGGCCTGTAGTAAACCCTAATGcaagggtgtccaaactgttccacaaagggccgtgtggctgca
The window above is part of the Toxotes jaculatrix isolate fToxJac2 chromosome 5, fToxJac2.pri, whole genome shotgun sequence genome. Proteins encoded here:
- the uevld gene encoding ubiquitin-conjugating enzyme E2 variant 3; translated protein: MDLSSEKIQRILAKYKFRDVAVEELQKIHRIYPEMKPSTGTYTFSDSSQKDLLKLIGNIPVQYEGRTYNFPIQLWLMDSFPFTPPICLLRPTPNMVIREGKHVDARGRIYLPGLHNWDHPKSSVVGLVNEMIAKFEEDPPLSSKTTADNKDPHELLAFVSNLQINDGGIRHHDQSINKVSVIGGGDLGMASVMSILAKCKVDKLVFVDVAESSTKGGSTDLEIFNLPVVEVSRDLSASAGSRVIVVTANAWSSEQSYVSVVQTNVDLYRGIIPNLARLSPAAVMLIASQPVDIMTHIAWRQSGLPPTQVIGAGCNLDSERLSHVLDINLNTHKPAWVIGELSDNKVAVMSNTGLSSSMQPEITLGSSATKPLLDRAFEIMKNRGQRSWSVGLSIADITNSIVTDKRKIHSVSTLAQGWSGIGAEVFLSLPCVMGSNGSTRLAGVSLGQEEDSKLRDSVTSLSNLISQLRI
- the spty2d1 gene encoding protein SPT2 homolog, which translates into the protein MMDFDNILSIASQNQGLSSVQKRYSLQAGPPKKDPKSKGVNPAAVQALLKKRQVETKNKELQMKKQKEKLLAKRVELKSDRKARAMASRTKDNFKGYNGIPMVEGPKKRRSKLEMQEDNMNTADGFRNDSVDPENDEDNYEYEQTDSEPEPEPLRPGKATGISGSSSSSKPFSKKPSGPPKPAPPPMNFADLLKLAEKKQFEPVDLKPKVVRKEERLRTADEIKELEMERKAKRQDKDSKAERERDNKSQSSSSSIRKITLEKEQKNCKPQKDSSEKPSLPSGSGKKSHSDRSHSSSKASVSDRERERPKTSHSDKDRFKTSLASSSGAINSKVPSKSASQVSAKQGGPRPSPSHKSSTSSDLSYKKENPSLLQGRASGIPGTRSPGTAVTGQKSQHGSSQLARPSQGSSSKQGPTFGGHKSGKGEPLRPGNNSAVKSSGNSVMRNSLGGPPKAGSQTQPRPGGTLQAKAGGVSQARPGGSGLQGHPGGSGSRPPGTGPGRPGMGGGLVPGRSTGGLGSGPGRPKCTVVSETISSKNVGGPRPGVPPRPGMPQRPGMPPRPGMPPRAGMPPRPMMNRPPGTMLPPITSAYKRKYEDEEDEYDPEMDDFIDDEGDDPDEISKHIKEIFGYDRTRYKDESDYALKFMESSWRDLQKEEARSLKLAVQEDLEEERREEEEMKRRNGKRKKNN